The sequence below is a genomic window from Natrinema salifodinae.
CGGCGCTTGGCCTCGAGGATGAGCTCCTCGACCGCTTCGTCGGTGAAGTGGGGCAGGCGGCCGTCGCGTTCGACCTCCTGGGCGATGAAGCGGGCGTACTTGCGCCGCATCTCGGGGGTATCCTCGATGGTGTCGTCCATGTAGACCTCGTACCCGTACCCCTTGATCCGGTTGCGGAGTGCGGGGTGCATGTTCTCCATGGCGTCGAGGTTCCCGGCAGCGACCATGATGAAGTCACAGGGGACGGGTTCGGTCTGGACCATCGCGCCCGAGGAGCGCTCGGACTGGCCCGTGATGGCGAACTCGCCCTCCTGAATGGCCGTCATCAGCTTCTGCTGGGTGCGGATGTCGAGCGTGTTGATCTCGTCGACGAACAGCACGCCCTTGTTGGCCTTGTGGATGGAGCCGGGCTCGACGCGGTCGTGGCTCGGGGTCTCCATACCGCCGGACTGGAACGGGTCGTGGCGGACGTCGCCCAGCAGTGCACCGGCGTGGGCGCCGGTCGCGTCCTCGAAGGGCGCGACGCGCTGATCGCCGTTGTTGACGATCATGTTGGGCACCATCGCGTCGGTGCCGCGGTTGGTGTACCGGAAGATCAGCCAGATGATACCTGCCGCGAGGATACCGAGCAGGATGCTACCGGTGAGGATCGCGTAGCCCACGACGATCGCGATGATGATCCACATCAGGATCGAGCGCATCTGGTTGCGCTTGCGGGCTTCCTCCTTGTGGGCGTCGATGATCTGGTCGCCCTTCCCGGCGGGGACGGTTCGGACCTTCGGCTCGTTGCCGTCGTCCGGGTTGTGGTAGACTAAGACGTCCTGAAGATCCTCTTTGGGAAGCAGCTGACTCATCGCCTTCGCCAGCATCGACTTGCCGGTACCCGGCGAGCCGATCATCATGACGTGCCGTCGCTGCTTCGCCGCTTTAATGATGATATCTCGTGCTTCGTCCTGACCGATGACCTGGTCGACGAGTCGATCGGGGACTTCGATGTCCTCGGTCGAGTCGATCCTGAGGCCGCCCAGCAGGTCGTCCTCGGCGATCTCCTCGTCGACCTCGACGCCGGGATCGACCTCGACTGAACTCCCAAGGTCCTCGACGGTCTCGATGTCGTCGTCCTCGTCTTCGTCGTCGGACGACGAGTCGAACTCGTCGATTGGCTCGTCGACGTCGTCACGACGGTCGCCGTCCTCCTCGATCGGCGACCGCTCTCCCTGACGCTCGGCCTGCTCCTCGCGCCGATCCTCGTCGGGATCGGGAGCAGTGCCCGGAGCGTCTTCGGGAGGGTCGTCAACGTTCGTATCGTTACTCATAGAACTCTGTTCGGTACCTGATCCGAAGGGATTGCGCCTGATATACTTTCTCCATGCGGAGGATGGTGTCAGTTGCGGATACCGGGGGGCACAGCGTCCGACGAGTGGGATCAGGGCGTTCTTCCGCACGACTTAATACGCGTTTCAGACGGGGCGAATATATAGATCGCTGATCGGTCAACGGACTGCCGTTCGGCCGGAATAGCAACGGTACGGGGTGCCACACACTACTGGGCCGAATTCTCGTTCGATGAACCGATAGCCCGGTGGTAACTCGCCACACTTAAGCGCCGCGACCGAACAGTCCTCGCTATGACCCGGGGGTTCTACATCGGCCGCTTTCAGCCCTTTCACAACGGGCATCTGAACATGGTCGAACAGATCGCCGAGGACGTCGACGAACTCGTCCTCGGGATCGGCAGCGCCGACGACTCGCACACGACCAGAAACCCGTTTACCGCCGGCGAGCGGATCATGATGATCACGAAGTCGCTCGTCGAGTACGACCTCGTCACCTACGCCGTCCCGATCGAGGACTTAGAGCGCAACTCGGTGTGGGTGAGCCACGTCCAGAGCATGAGTCCCGACTTCGACGTCGCCTACTCGAACAATCCGCTGGT
It includes:
- the lonB gene encoding ATP-dependent protease LonB; this encodes MSNDTNVDDPPEDAPGTAPDPDEDRREEQAERQGERSPIEEDGDRRDDVDEPIDEFDSSSDDEDEDDDIETVEDLGSSVEVDPGVEVDEEIAEDDLLGGLRIDSTEDIEVPDRLVDQVIGQDEARDIIIKAAKQRRHVMMIGSPGTGKSMLAKAMSQLLPKEDLQDVLVYHNPDDGNEPKVRTVPAGKGDQIIDAHKEEARKRNQMRSILMWIIIAIVVGYAILTGSILLGILAAGIIWLIFRYTNRGTDAMVPNMIVNNGDQRVAPFEDATGAHAGALLGDVRHDPFQSGGMETPSHDRVEPGSIHKANKGVLFVDEINTLDIRTQQKLMTAIQEGEFAITGQSERSSGAMVQTEPVPCDFIMVAAGNLDAMENMHPALRNRIKGYGYEVYMDDTIEDTPEMRRKYARFIAQEVERDGRLPHFTDEAVEELILEAKRRSGRKNHLTLHFRSLGGLVRVAGDIARAEDRDHTTREDVLQAKERSRSIEQQLADDYIERRKDYELQVTEDGVEGRVNGLAVMGEDSGIMLPVMAEIAPAQGGGQVIATGKLQEMAEESVQNVSAIIKKFSDVDLSEKDIHIQFVQAGQQGVDGDSASITVATAVISALEDIPVDQSVAMTGSLSVRGDVLPVGGVTHKIEAAAKAGCSKVIIPAANEQDVMIEEEYEEMIEIIPCANISEVLDVALMGEPKKDSLVDRLKSITSTAFDQNQGTVGSAGGSNPSPQ
- a CDS encoding nicotinamide-nucleotide adenylyltransferase, coding for MTRGFYIGRFQPFHNGHLNMVEQIAEDVDELVLGIGSADDSHTTRNPFTAGERIMMITKSLVEYDLVTYAVPIEDLERNSVWVSHVQSMSPDFDVAYSNNPLVIQLFREADIEIRQSPMFNRDVLEGSEVRERMINDGDWESLVPEPVAEVVGEIGGIERIQMVSETDSNGS